The genomic region TATTGTTTTGTGGCTTTTTCTGTAGGATGAAGTGCCCCCTCGCCGGTGCCAATAAAAGATTTCTGATCAACACAATTAAAAACACACTGCCCTCCCAGAAAGAGCAAGACCACGAGCTGAAGAGAGACAATGAGGAATCCCGATcgggcaggaaggaggaagaagaaaacccAAAGAAACATAGAACTCATCCTTATAAGCCCAACGTCCCTCCTCGGCAAAGGGtctg from Tachyglossus aculeatus isolate mTacAcu1 chromosome 20, mTacAcu1.pri, whole genome shotgun sequence harbors:
- the POLR1D gene encoding protein POLR1D, whose translation is MAEDEELERKAVEELLKEAKRGKTRAETMGPMGWMKCPLAGANKRFLINTIKNTLPSQKEQDHELKRDNEESRSGRKEEEENPKKHRTHPYKPNVPPRQRVCPSPPRKRNSQEKYEKRSNTR